The proteins below are encoded in one region of Pseudomonas putida S13.1.2:
- a CDS encoding rhodanese-like domain-containing protein produces MVAHLIQFATDHYILVAIFVVLLVLLLLNEIRRGGQSLSNGQLTALVNADKGLVIDIRTAKEYAAGHIVGAINIPQDKLAARMSELDKHKEKTLIVVDAMGQQSGTHCRELLKAGYTAAKLSGGVSSWKADNLPLVK; encoded by the coding sequence ATGGTTGCTCACCTGATTCAATTCGCGACAGATCACTACATCCTAGTTGCGATCTTCGTTGTTCTGCTGGTCCTGCTGCTGCTCAATGAAATCCGCCGTGGCGGCCAGAGCCTGAGCAATGGCCAACTGACCGCCCTGGTCAACGCCGACAAGGGCCTGGTCATCGACATCCGTACTGCCAAGGAATACGCCGCCGGCCACATCGTCGGTGCCATCAACATCCCGCAGGACAAGCTGGCCGCCCGCATGAGCGAGCTGGACAAGCACAAAGAGAAGACCCTGATCGTCGTCGACGCAATGGGCCAGCAGTCCGGCACCCACTGCCGCGAACTGCTCAAGGCTGGCTACACCGCCGCCAAACTGAGCGGTGGCGTTTCCAGTTGGAAAGCCGATAACCTGCCCCTGGTGAAGTGA
- the grxC gene encoding glutaredoxin 3, producing the protein MKPVIVYSSDYCPYCMRAKYLLESKGVAFEEIKVDGKPQVRAEMSQKAGRTSVPQIWIGSTHVGGCDDLYALERAGKLDALLAA; encoded by the coding sequence ATGAAGCCCGTCATCGTCTATTCCAGCGACTACTGCCCCTACTGCATGCGCGCCAAGTACCTGCTCGAGAGCAAGGGCGTGGCTTTCGAGGAAATCAAGGTCGACGGCAAGCCGCAGGTTCGCGCCGAGATGAGCCAGAAGGCCGGCCGTACGTCGGTGCCGCAGATCTGGATCGGCAGCACCCATGTCGGTGGATGCGATGACCTCTATGCCCTGGAGCGCGCCGGCAAGCTCGACGCGCTGCTGGCGGCCTGA
- the gpmI gene encoding 2,3-bisphosphoglycerate-independent phosphoglycerate mutase, whose product MTSTPKPLVLIILDGFGHSDIPEHNAIFAANTPVYDRLRATRPHGLISGSGMDVGLPDGQMGNSEVGHMNLGAGRVVYQDFTRVTKAIRDGEFFENPVLTGAVDQATSAGKAVHILGLLSDGGVHSHQDHLVAMAELAAQRGAEKIYLHAFLDGRDTPPRSAQSSIELLDGTFAKLGKGRIATLIGRYFAMDRDNRWDRVSAAYNLIVDSAAEYTADTAQAGLEAAYARDESDEFVKATRIGEAVKVEDGDAVIFMNFRADRARELSRAFVETDFNEFPRARLPKLAAYIGLTQYSAKIPAPAAFAPSSLNNVLGEYLAKNGKTQLRIAETEKYAHVTFFFSGGREEPFEGEERILIPSPKVATYDLQPEMNAPQVTDRIVEAIEQQRYDVIVVNYANGDMVGHTGVFEAAVKAVEALDTCVGRIVEALEKVDGEALITADHGNVEQMEDECTGQAHTAHTTEPVPFIYVGKRNVKVRDGGVLADVAPTMLKLLGLEKPVEMTGTSILVDA is encoded by the coding sequence ATGACGAGTACGCCCAAACCCCTGGTCCTGATCATCCTGGATGGCTTCGGCCACAGCGATATCCCCGAACACAACGCCATCTTTGCCGCCAACACACCGGTCTATGATCGCCTGCGCGCCACCCGGCCGCATGGCCTCATTTCCGGCTCGGGCATGGATGTCGGCCTGCCGGACGGGCAGATGGGCAACTCCGAAGTCGGTCACATGAACCTGGGGGCCGGCCGCGTCGTCTACCAGGACTTCACCCGCGTCACCAAAGCGATCCGCGATGGCGAGTTTTTCGAAAACCCGGTGCTCACCGGCGCCGTGGACCAGGCAACCAGTGCCGGCAAGGCCGTGCACATCCTCGGCCTGCTGTCTGATGGTGGCGTGCACAGCCACCAGGACCACCTGGTGGCCATGGCCGAACTGGCTGCGCAGCGCGGCGCAGAAAAAATCTACCTGCACGCCTTCCTCGACGGCCGCGACACCCCGCCACGCAGCGCGCAGTCGTCCATCGAACTGCTCGACGGCACTTTCGCCAAGTTGGGCAAGGGCCGCATCGCCACCCTGATCGGCCGCTACTTTGCCATGGACCGCGACAACCGCTGGGACCGCGTCAGCGCCGCCTACAACCTGATCGTCGATAGCGCCGCGGAGTACACCGCCGACACCGCCCAGGCCGGCCTGGAAGCGGCCTACGCCCGTGACGAGAGCGACGAGTTCGTCAAGGCCACGCGCATTGGGGAAGCGGTCAAGGTTGAAGACGGCGATGCCGTGATCTTCATGAACTTCCGCGCCGACCGCGCTCGCGAGCTGTCGCGTGCGTTCGTCGAAACCGATTTCAACGAGTTCCCGCGTGCCCGCCTGCCAAAACTGGCGGCCTATATCGGCCTGACCCAGTACTCGGCCAAGATCCCGGCCCCGGCGGCCTTTGCACCTTCCAGCCTGAACAATGTGCTGGGCGAGTACCTGGCCAAGAACGGCAAGACCCAGCTGCGCATCGCCGAGACCGAGAAGTACGCCCACGTTACCTTCTTCTTCTCGGGCGGGCGTGAAGAGCCGTTCGAAGGCGAAGAACGCATCCTGATCCCGTCGCCGAAGGTCGCCACCTACGACCTGCAGCCGGAAATGAACGCACCGCAAGTGACCGATCGCATTGTCGAAGCTATCGAACAGCAGCGTTACGACGTGATCGTGGTCAACTACGCCAACGGCGACATGGTTGGCCACACAGGCGTGTTCGAGGCGGCGGTCAAGGCGGTCGAAGCGCTGGATACCTGCGTAGGGCGCATTGTCGAAGCGCTGGAGAAGGTAGACGGCGAAGCGCTGATCACCGCCGACCACGGCAACGTCGAGCAGATGGAAGACGAATGTACCGGCCAGGCGCACACCGCGCACACCACCGAGCCGGTGCCGTTCATTTATGTGGGCAAGCGCAACGTCAAGGTACGCGATGGTGGTGTGCTGGCCGACGTGGCGCCGACCATGCTGAAGCTGCTGGGGCTGGAAAAGCCGGTGGAAATGACCGGTACGTCGATCCTGGTCGACGCCTGA
- the secB gene encoding protein-export chaperone SecB: MTDQQTNGAAAEDNSPQFSLQRIYVRDLSFEAPKSPQIFRQTWEPSVALDLNTKQKALEGDFHEVVLTLSVTVKNGDEVAFIAEVQQAGIFLIANLDAASMSHTLGAFCPNILFPYARETLDSLVTRGSFPALMLSPVNFDALYAQEMQRMQEAGEVPTVQ, from the coding sequence ATGACTGACCAACAGACCAACGGCGCTGCTGCAGAAGACAACAGCCCTCAGTTCTCCCTGCAGCGCATCTATGTGCGCGACCTGTCGTTCGAGGCCCCGAAAAGCCCGCAGATCTTCCGCCAGACCTGGGAGCCGAGCGTAGCCCTGGACCTGAACACCAAGCAGAAAGCCCTGGAAGGTGACTTCCACGAAGTGGTGCTGACCCTGTCGGTAACCGTCAAGAACGGTGACGAAGTGGCTTTCATCGCTGAAGTGCAGCAGGCCGGTATCTTCCTGATCGCCAACCTGGACGCGGCTTCGATGAGCCACACCCTGGGTGCGTTCTGCCCGAACATCCTGTTCCCGTACGCCCGTGAGACCCTGGACAGCCTGGTGACCCGCGGTTCGTTCCCGGCCCTGATGCTGTCGCCGGTCAACTTCGACGCCCTGTATGCGCAAGAAATGCAGCGCATGCAGGAAGCGGGCGAAGTGCCGACTGTGCAGTAA
- a CDS encoding IS110 family transposase codes for MAMQAGKLIVGADVAKAELVIHHDDRDEIIKVKNTKPEIKKWLKQQPLNTAIAVEATNVYHLDLVELAHSLGFEVYVIDGFQLSNYRKSVGVRVKTDPSDARLLSRFLKNEGEDLRPWTPPPAVYGKLQSLLRRRAALVTARTAMTQSWANEALLKAAFQTFVKSIDRLDLLIQKKIKEVLREAGLHEQVAHCQAVEGIGFLTATALVMAFMRGEFKSSDSYIAFLGMDLRVIDSGQKNGRRRLTKRGCSEIRRLLHNAAMSASRTATWKGIYEQHRNAGKATTQALVILARKLARVAFALMKNQDEYVTKGGKPAC; via the coding sequence GTGGCAATGCAGGCTGGCAAATTGATCGTGGGTGCGGATGTCGCGAAAGCAGAGTTAGTGATTCATCACGATGATCGCGATGAGATCATCAAGGTGAAAAATACCAAACCGGAAATCAAGAAATGGCTGAAGCAACAGCCTCTCAACACGGCAATTGCTGTTGAGGCAACCAATGTTTACCACCTGGACTTGGTTGAGCTGGCCCATAGCCTGGGTTTCGAGGTCTATGTCATTGATGGGTTCCAACTGAGCAACTACCGCAAAAGCGTGGGTGTGCGGGTAAAAACGGACCCCTCTGATGCTCGGTTGTTATCCCGATTTTTGAAAAACGAGGGGGAAGACCTCCGCCCTTGGACTCCCCCTCCCGCCGTCTACGGCAAGCTTCAGAGCCTTCTGCGACGCCGAGCGGCCTTGGTGACTGCCCGCACGGCGATGACTCAGAGCTGGGCTAATGAAGCCCTCTTGAAAGCCGCCTTCCAAACCTTTGTAAAATCGATAGACCGGCTGGATTTGTTGATCCAAAAGAAAATTAAAGAAGTGCTGCGCGAAGCAGGGCTGCACGAGCAAGTTGCTCACTGCCAAGCAGTAGAGGGCATTGGGTTTCTCACCGCCACTGCCTTGGTAATGGCCTTTATGCGAGGCGAGTTCAAGAGCAGTGATTCGTACATTGCATTCCTGGGAATGGATCTACGAGTGATTGATTCTGGGCAGAAGAATGGACGTCGCCGCCTGACCAAGCGGGGCTGCTCAGAAATTCGTCGCCTGCTGCATAACGCAGCGATGTCAGCCAGCCGGACGGCCACTTGGAAAGGGATCTACGAACAACATCGCAATGCGGGTAAAGCAACAACCCAGGCGTTGGTAATCCTGGCCAGAAAGCTTGCACGAGTGGC
- a CDS encoding murein hydrolase activator EnvC family protein, with the protein MLRALILLALSCLLSPAFADERVQTQQQLDATRQDIAELKKTLGKLQEEKAGVQKDLKATETDIGNLEKQVEALQQELKKTEGDLERLDTEKKKLQSARIEQQRLIAIQARSAYQNNGREEYLKLLLNQQNPEKFARTLTYYDYLSKARLEQLRTFNETLRQLANVEQEIAGQQQQLLAQRADLDSRRQALEAERGKRQQVLAKLNGDMKDRDQKLQAREQDQADLSKVLKTIEETLARQAREAEEARKKALLAQQEAEKRRQQEALAAAAAREQAKEPVEPPKKARTTLGPMVSTDGASYGGAFSSARGKLPWPVNGRLLARFGDARGSDARAKWDGVMISANPGTQVRAVHGGRVVFADWLRGAGLLVILDHGNGYLSLYGHNQSLLKSAGDIVKAGEAISTVGDSGGQDAAGLYFAIRQQGRPTDPSQWCRG; encoded by the coding sequence ATGCTTCGCGCCCTGATCCTACTCGCCCTGTCTTGCCTGCTCAGCCCGGCCTTCGCCGATGAGCGTGTGCAGACCCAGCAGCAACTGGACGCCACCCGCCAGGATATTGCCGAGCTCAAGAAGACGCTGGGCAAGCTTCAGGAAGAAAAGGCCGGTGTGCAAAAGGACCTCAAAGCCACCGAGACCGACATCGGCAACCTCGAAAAGCAGGTGGAGGCTCTGCAGCAAGAACTAAAAAAGACCGAGGGCGATCTGGAGCGCCTTGATACCGAGAAAAAAAAACTCCAGAGCGCCCGCATTGAACAACAGCGGCTGATCGCCATTCAGGCCCGTTCGGCCTACCAGAACAACGGCCGCGAGGAATACCTCAAACTGCTGCTCAACCAGCAGAACCCCGAGAAGTTCGCCCGCACCCTCACCTACTACGATTACCTGAGCAAGGCGCGCCTGGAGCAATTGCGCACCTTCAACGAGACCTTGCGCCAGCTGGCCAACGTCGAGCAGGAAATAGCCGGCCAGCAGCAACAGCTGCTGGCCCAGCGCGCCGACCTCGACAGCCGCCGCCAGGCGCTGGAAGCTGAGCGCGGCAAGCGCCAGCAGGTGCTGGCCAAGCTCAACGGCGACATGAAAGACCGCGACCAGAAGTTGCAGGCCCGCGAGCAGGACCAGGCCGACCTGTCCAAAGTCCTCAAGACCATTGAGGAAACCCTGGCCCGGCAGGCCCGCGAAGCTGAAGAAGCGCGCAAGAAAGCCTTGCTGGCCCAGCAGGAAGCGGAAAAACGCCGCCAGCAGGAAGCCCTGGCCGCCGCCGCTGCCCGCGAACAGGCAAAGGAACCCGTGGAACCACCGAAAAAGGCCCGCACCACCCTCGGCCCGATGGTTTCCACCGACGGCGCAAGCTACGGCGGCGCATTTTCTTCGGCGCGGGGAAAACTTCCATGGCCAGTGAACGGTCGATTGCTGGCACGCTTCGGTGATGCCCGCGGCAGCGACGCCCGTGCCAAGTGGGATGGTGTGATGATCAGCGCCAACCCGGGCACCCAGGTACGTGCGGTGCACGGCGGGCGCGTGGTGTTCGCCGACTGGTTGCGCGGCGCCGGGCTTCTGGTCATTCTCGACCATGGCAACGGTTACCTGAGCCTGTACGGCCACAACCAGAGCCTGCTCAAGAGCGCCGGCGATATCGTCAAGGCCGGTGAAGCCATTTCCACCGTTGGCGACAGCGGTGGCCAGGATGCGGCAGGGTTGTACTTCGCCATTCGCCAGCAGGGCCGGCCTACCGACCCTTCGCAGTGGTGCAGGGGCTAG